One Streptomyces sp. R28 DNA window includes the following coding sequences:
- the mycP gene encoding type VII secretion-associated serine protease mycosin — MLAVTGICCASATVPASSASADPSVPTRLAAASGPGSSGTVSAGTKFGLADSSECVFGGKVIKSTPWSLQRILLDQLRGQATGKDVTVAVIDTGVDASNRQLTSAMAAGSKTFVDGAPTKDIEGHGTRVAGIIAARPLKGTGFVGIAPEAKILSLRYTGGQEKQGNAGTMADAIRYAVAKGADVINISSDTQNKKDDQTLADAVKFAVGQGALIVAAAGNDGADGKLAKTYPAAYDGVLAVAASDRNDERAPFSQSGDFVDVAAPGVSMVSTVPLGGQCTADGTSFAAPYVAGVAALLKEKYPTWNAAQIATRIEETAQRPGREADPYIGWGVVDPVAALQEESTPGESPEPDPAVAPGAGGVVPMAVTMGESEAERERRVAIYVLGTGLALALVVAGSGVAVRDWRERRVGQPGRARRAGQSVSRLER; from the coding sequence GTGCTTGCGGTGACGGGGATCTGCTGTGCGTCGGCGACGGTGCCGGCGTCGTCGGCTTCCGCCGACCCGTCGGTACCCACGCGCCTCGCGGCCGCAAGCGGCCCTGGTTCAAGCGGCACTGTCTCGGCCGGCACGAAATTCGGCCTGGCGGACAGCTCGGAATGCGTCTTCGGCGGCAAGGTCATCAAGTCCACGCCATGGTCGCTCCAGCGGATCCTCCTGGACCAGTTGCGGGGACAGGCGACGGGCAAGGACGTCACGGTCGCCGTGATCGACACGGGTGTCGACGCCTCGAACCGCCAGCTGACCAGTGCCATGGCCGCAGGCAGCAAGACCTTCGTCGACGGTGCTCCCACCAAGGACATCGAAGGCCACGGCACCCGGGTCGCAGGCATCATCGCGGCCCGCCCGCTCAAGGGCACGGGCTTCGTCGGCATCGCACCGGAGGCCAAGATCCTCTCCCTCCGTTACACGGGTGGACAGGAGAAGCAGGGCAACGCGGGGACCATGGCCGACGCTATCCGTTATGCGGTCGCCAAGGGCGCAGACGTCATCAACATCTCCTCGGACACCCAGAACAAGAAGGACGACCAGACACTCGCGGACGCCGTGAAGTTCGCGGTGGGCCAGGGCGCCCTGATCGTGGCAGCCGCCGGCAACGACGGCGCCGACGGCAAGTTGGCGAAGACCTACCCCGCCGCCTACGACGGCGTCCTGGCGGTGGCGGCCTCCGACCGCAACGACGAACGCGCCCCCTTCTCACAGTCGGGCGACTTCGTGGACGTCGCGGCACCGGGCGTCAGCATGGTCTCCACGGTCCCCCTCGGCGGCCAGTGCACAGCAGACGGCACGAGCTTCGCGGCGCCGTATGTCGCGGGCGTCGCGGCTCTGCTGAAGGAGAAGTACCCGACGTGGAACGCCGCCCAGATCGCCACCCGCATCGAGGAAACCGCTCAACGCCCGGGACGCGAGGCTGACCCCTACATCGGGTGGGGCGTCGTCGACCCGGTCGCCGCGCTGCAGGAGGAGTCCACCCCGGGTGAGTCCCCGGAGCCGGACCCGGCGGTTGCGCCCGGAGCGGGCGGGGTCGTCCCGATGGCTGTGACCATGGGGGAGAGCGAGGCGGAGCGGGAACGCCGGGTAGCCATCTATGTGTTGGGCACGGGGCTGGCTCTGGCGCTTGTGGTTGCGGGGAGTGGGGTGGCTGTGCGGGACTGGCGGGAGCGGCGGGTTGGCCAGCCCGGGCGGGCTCGACGGGCTGGGCAGTCCGTCAGTCGGCTTGAGCGATGA
- the mycP gene encoding type VII secretion-associated serine protease mycosin: MYGAENVWETSQGAGVTVAVIDSGVDASQPDLTGQVLPGKDFTGQGNPHQDENGHGTGMASLIAGHGHGANSSSGIMGLAPKVKILPVRVSATKDDKYINDWSAGVRYAVDQGASVINLSFNDASAYPGSKAAKAIAYAQEKDVVVVAGTGNDSGTVNYPAALPGVVAVSAVDKGLNFWSNSNTGKGVVLAAPGVDIPRADPLSSSGYALADGTSDATAYVSAIAALVRSKYPDLTAGQIINRLIKSASFLNNKGRTAPDRELGYGIARPGTALRMDIPKGSKEGPLAKSSPSTSTNSGAASDDNDSTSLAKKKKKSSSGSFLIIAGIAAAVVVIGILFAVLRSRRNGGSGGGPGSGGGTPPHGTGYPPQPQTGYQQYPNTPPNQGYPTPPGQAPQHPNPYAQQPPHQGQ, translated from the coding sequence GTGTACGGCGCAGAAAACGTATGGGAGACCTCCCAAGGGGCAGGGGTTACTGTTGCTGTAATCGACTCAGGTGTCGATGCCAGTCAGCCGGATCTAACCGGGCAGGTCTTGCCTGGTAAGGACTTCACCGGTCAGGGCAACCCTCATCAGGATGAGAATGGTCATGGAACGGGCATGGCCAGCCTTATTGCTGGCCATGGACACGGAGCGAATAGTTCTTCGGGAATTATGGGCCTTGCGCCGAAGGTGAAGATCCTTCCGGTGCGCGTGAGTGCAACCAAGGACGATAAGTACATCAATGATTGGTCTGCTGGAGTCCGCTATGCAGTGGACCAAGGCGCGTCGGTAATTAACCTGTCGTTCAATGACGCTTCGGCCTATCCTGGTTCAAAGGCGGCCAAGGCAATCGCCTACGCGCAGGAAAAAGACGTTGTAGTTGTAGCGGGTACAGGCAACGACTCAGGGACAGTCAATTATCCGGCCGCTCTCCCAGGAGTGGTGGCTGTCTCTGCTGTGGACAAGGGTCTGAACTTTTGGAGTAACTCGAACACTGGTAAGGGGGTAGTACTTGCGGCGCCCGGTGTTGACATCCCGCGAGCTGACCCCCTGAGTTCAAGCGGTTACGCGTTGGCCGATGGCACCTCCGATGCCACCGCCTACGTCTCAGCCATCGCGGCCCTAGTCCGCTCCAAGTACCCCGACCTAACCGCAGGCCAGATCATCAACCGCCTGATCAAGTCGGCGTCCTTCCTGAATAACAAGGGTAGGACGGCCCCGGACAGGGAACTCGGCTACGGAATCGCCCGCCCCGGCACGGCGCTGAGGATGGACATCCCAAAGGGCTCCAAGGAGGGCCCCCTCGCCAAGTCCTCTCCGTCTACGTCCACGAATTCCGGCGCAGCCTCGGATGACAACGACAGCACAAGCCTGGCCAAGAAAAAGAAGAAGTCCTCCTCGGGCAGCTTCCTCATCATCGCCGGCATCGCAGCCGCCGTGGTCGTCATCGGCATCCTCTTCGCGGTGCTCCGTAGCCGCCGCAACGGAGGCAGTGGCGGCGGGCCTGGCTCCGGCGGCGGAACCCCTCCTCACGGCACGGGCTACCCGCCCCAGCCCCAGACGGGCTATCAGCAGTACCCCAACACCCCTCCCAACCAGGGCTACCCCACACCTCCAGGACAGGCCCCACAGCACCCCAACCCCTACGCCCAACAGCCCCCACACCAGGGGCAGTAG
- a CDS encoding putative T7SS-secreted protein — translation MAANPYPNIGWNPVPGIPAEVTKLQQKVAAAATALENTHRQLTKLTGESSYWEGDAAEKFRENLDGDLSEYIKKAASALRSASTQLHDWDGHLTSNRELAKKYDTAAAEKKAATDKAKNAYEQAAQHPDLKLANQTFPSQEEADDATARLRSAERDLNEASTALTKANDEYESLNRKIKELESEHSHDAEVIAKALEGTAEKAPDKGFWESVGDILVSVGKFLAEHAGTIGAIAGLLALFPVLAPIMVPIALIASAVSMGKNLSDDEFRKNLMFQGSGMEIFSAYASMAGDIVGMIPGGKALGVAAKEGFEGAADGANLATKTWGGVKGGFLGIGRSAADEATDAWRAAGDSTKGSWKLMGGLKVNMLNVAANGISSAESFGVIDDKGSEHNTAEGTKAAATAHGIAGLFGLV, via the coding sequence ATGGCCGCGAACCCCTACCCCAACATCGGCTGGAACCCTGTACCGGGCATCCCCGCCGAGGTCACCAAACTGCAGCAGAAGGTGGCCGCGGCCGCGACGGCGCTCGAGAACACACACCGTCAGCTGACGAAGCTCACCGGCGAGAGCAGCTACTGGGAGGGCGACGCGGCGGAGAAGTTCCGCGAGAACCTCGATGGCGATCTGTCGGAGTACATCAAGAAGGCTGCGTCGGCGCTGCGTTCCGCCTCGACCCAACTGCACGACTGGGACGGGCACCTGACCTCAAACCGGGAGCTGGCGAAGAAGTACGACACCGCCGCGGCCGAGAAGAAGGCCGCGACCGACAAGGCCAAGAACGCGTACGAGCAGGCCGCCCAGCACCCGGACCTCAAGCTCGCCAACCAGACCTTCCCCTCACAGGAAGAGGCCGACGACGCGACCGCGCGGCTGCGCTCCGCCGAGCGGGACCTCAACGAGGCGAGCACGGCCCTCACAAAGGCCAACGACGAGTACGAGTCACTCAACCGCAAGATCAAGGAGTTGGAGTCCGAGCACTCCCACGACGCCGAGGTCATCGCCAAGGCCCTGGAAGGCACGGCAGAGAAGGCCCCCGACAAGGGCTTCTGGGAGAGCGTCGGCGACATCCTCGTGTCGGTCGGGAAGTTCCTGGCGGAGCACGCGGGCACCATCGGCGCCATCGCTGGTCTGCTCGCCCTCTTTCCTGTGCTGGCCCCGATCATGGTACCCATCGCGCTCATCGCCAGCGCGGTGTCCATGGGTAAGAACCTCTCCGATGACGAGTTCCGCAAGAACTTGATGTTCCAGGGCAGCGGCATGGAGATCTTCTCCGCCTATGCGTCCATGGCTGGTGACATCGTCGGCATGATTCCGGGCGGGAAGGCGCTGGGCGTCGCGGCCAAGGAGGGCTTCGAGGGCGCGGCCGACGGAGCCAACCTGGCCACGAAGACGTGGGGCGGTGTGAAGGGCGGGTTCCTCGGGATCGGCCGCTCGGCGGCGGATGAGGCCACCGACGCCTGGCGGGCTGCGGGTGACAGCACTAAGGGCTCGTGGAAGCTGATGGGTGGCCTCAAGGTCAACATGCTGAACGTCGCCGCGAACGGTATCTCCTCCGCGGAGAGCTTCGGCGTCATCGACGACAAGGGTTCCGAACACAACACCGCCGAAGGCACGAAGGCCGCCGCGACGGCCCATGGCATCGCCGGATTGTTCGGCCTCGTATGA
- a CDS encoding NAD(P)H-binding protein has translation MILVTGANGNLGSATLAALRARGMAAVGGSRTSGEGTRSLDFDDHMSLDFAGVSTLVLISAGYAEDDQVIGRHAAVLDAAVRDGVRHVVYTSLTSAGDHLGFALAHRATERLLQASGLPWTILRNGLYAELFGGLLAWADDHVESAFGDGALAAVVREDLAEAAAIVAANPARHSGRVYDLVGTPITAGQVADRLGAPHRTISLGEYRRRLLDETPGLLPFQPPMLASIATSIRHGFLDGTGPDLPNLLGRPPRDPLATAAAAAPTTRPRTSV, from the coding sequence ATGATCTTGGTGACCGGAGCGAATGGAAATCTCGGCTCGGCCACTCTCGCGGCGCTGCGGGCTCGCGGCATGGCCGCGGTGGGCGGAAGCCGGACATCGGGCGAGGGGACGCGCAGTCTCGACTTCGACGACCACATGAGCCTCGATTTCGCCGGTGTGTCGACCCTGGTGCTGATCTCCGCCGGCTATGCCGAGGACGACCAGGTCATCGGGCGGCACGCGGCGGTCCTGGACGCCGCCGTCCGTGACGGCGTCCGCCACGTCGTCTACACGAGCCTGACCAGTGCCGGCGACCATCTCGGCTTCGCCCTCGCACACCGTGCGACCGAACGCCTCCTGCAAGCAAGCGGATTGCCATGGACGATCCTGCGCAACGGCCTCTACGCCGAACTCTTCGGCGGCCTTCTGGCCTGGGCCGACGATCATGTGGAGTCCGCGTTCGGCGATGGCGCTCTCGCCGCGGTCGTGCGGGAGGATCTCGCCGAGGCCGCGGCGATCGTTGCGGCGAATCCGGCACGGCACAGCGGGCGCGTCTACGACCTCGTCGGCACGCCGATCACGGCCGGCCAGGTGGCCGATCGGCTCGGGGCCCCGCACCGCACCATAAGCCTGGGCGAATACCGGCGCAGGCTCCTCGACGAGACGCCAGGACTGCTGCCGTTCCAGCCGCCCATGCTCGCCTCGATCGCCACCAGCATCCGACACGGCTTCCTGGACGGCACTGGCCCCGACCTCCCGAACCTCCTTGGCCGCCCACCCCGCGACCCACTGGCTACGGCCGCTGCAGCTGCACCGACCACGAGACCACGAACGAGCGTTTAG
- a CDS encoding winged helix-turn-helix transcriptional regulator: MSLTHTGVTNTPADLEPCGREDHPDCGIRDVLDRIGDKWSVLVIVELAGGPRRFRELQRAIDGISQRMLTLTVRRLERDGLVLRTVYPTVPAQVDYRLTETGAGLTHLVKALTDWSLAHRGVIAEARGAYDRTHPDHDIR, encoded by the coding sequence ATGTCACTCACGCACACCGGAGTAACCAACACCCCTGCCGACCTTGAGCCCTGCGGGCGTGAGGACCACCCCGACTGCGGGATCCGCGACGTCCTGGACCGTATCGGGGACAAGTGGTCGGTGCTCGTGATCGTCGAACTCGCGGGCGGGCCGCGACGGTTCCGCGAACTTCAGCGCGCCATCGACGGGATCTCCCAGCGCATGCTCACCCTCACCGTGCGCAGGCTCGAGCGCGACGGACTCGTGCTGCGCACGGTGTACCCGACCGTCCCGGCCCAGGTCGACTACCGTCTGACCGAGACCGGGGCCGGCCTGACCCACTTGGTCAAGGCACTCACGGACTGGTCCCTTGCCCACCGTGGCGTCATCGCGGAGGCACGGGGTGCGTACGACCGGACCCACCCCGACCACGACATCCGCTGA